One window of Herpetosiphonaceae bacterium genomic DNA carries:
- the uvrC gene encoding excinuclease ABC subunit UvrC, with amino-acid sequence MPDLTYTAIEDPSAFEERLKNVPLSPGVYLWKDTGGKILYVGKSKVLRDRMRSYFGAPRGLSGKTRRLVSQIADFDYILTSSELEALVLEMNLIKQHRPKYNVLLKDDKSYPYIKITLQESWPRIFTTRKVVDDGARYFGPFASAGSVRATLKLLNKLFSFRPPYDCSDVKFDRHRKLGKPCMYYDIRRCLGPCVPGLTSNEEYRKAIGDVCLFLEGKSEQIVRDLRRKMVAAAEALEFERAAYVRDQIEALEKVLERQKVLKTAATDQDVIAFARENGSAVVQVFFVRGGKLIGAEPFTLEGAEDTDNQELLTQFLTQFYDSAASIPSDILLAEHPEEAEIIERWLEHKGGHRVSLSVPRRGEKRQLLDLAAKNAAQKLEEVRLKWLNSSQRTIGALTELRDVLDLAGLPRRIECYDISNTQGTNSVGSMVVFENGEARKSEYRRFKIKTIAGANDVASLQEVLRRRFRRAQQAQGELVEINSATDPDQPPPDLADAPDPSDRGPTSADGQEIDERWAEMPDLLIIDGGKAQVNAVKAVLDELGFGHVPLVGATKGPNRDRFDLQLPHAPRPIELPRTSPALYLVQQIDEEAHRFAITYHRKLRDKNTFVSPLIDIPGIGPKRKQALLKHFGSLDAIRQASVDELAAVPGMTRKAAEELKQLL; translated from the coding sequence ATGCCAGATCTAACCTACACAGCGATCGAAGATCCGTCCGCCTTTGAAGAGCGCCTGAAGAACGTGCCGCTCTCGCCGGGCGTGTATCTCTGGAAAGACACCGGCGGCAAGATCTTGTACGTCGGCAAATCGAAGGTGCTGCGCGACCGGATGCGCTCCTATTTTGGCGCGCCGCGCGGCCTGAGCGGCAAGACGCGGCGGCTTGTCTCGCAGATCGCCGATTTCGACTATATCCTGACATCGAGCGAGCTTGAGGCGCTGGTGCTGGAGATGAACCTGATCAAGCAGCACCGGCCCAAGTACAACGTGCTGCTCAAGGACGATAAAAGCTATCCCTACATTAAGATCACGCTGCAAGAAAGCTGGCCGCGCATCTTCACCACGCGCAAGGTTGTGGACGACGGCGCGCGCTATTTCGGCCCCTTCGCCTCGGCAGGCTCGGTGCGCGCCACGCTCAAGCTGCTGAATAAGCTCTTTAGCTTTCGCCCGCCCTACGACTGTTCGGACGTGAAGTTCGATCGGCACCGCAAGCTGGGCAAGCCCTGCATGTACTACGACATTCGGCGCTGCCTGGGGCCGTGCGTGCCCGGTCTGACCTCGAATGAGGAGTATCGCAAGGCGATCGGCGATGTGTGTCTGTTCCTGGAGGGCAAGTCCGAGCAGATCGTGCGCGACCTGCGGCGCAAGATGGTTGCCGCCGCCGAGGCGCTGGAGTTTGAGCGCGCCGCGTATGTCCGCGATCAGATCGAGGCGCTGGAAAAAGTGCTGGAGCGCCAGAAGGTCTTGAAAACTGCGGCGACCGACCAGGATGTGATCGCGTTCGCCCGTGAGAACGGCTCGGCGGTCGTGCAGGTCTTTTTTGTGCGCGGCGGAAAGCTGATCGGCGCGGAGCCGTTCACGCTTGAAGGAGCAGAGGATACCGACAATCAAGAGCTGCTCACGCAATTTCTGACCCAGTTCTACGACTCGGCGGCGTCGATTCCGTCCGATATTCTGCTGGCCGAGCATCCCGAAGAGGCCGAGATCATCGAGCGCTGGCTGGAGCACAAGGGCGGCCATCGCGTCTCGCTGAGCGTGCCGCGCCGGGGCGAGAAACGCCAGCTTCTCGATCTCGCCGCCAAGAACGCCGCCCAGAAGCTCGAAGAGGTTCGGCTGAAGTGGCTCAACTCTTCCCAGCGGACGATCGGCGCGCTGACGGAGCTGCGCGATGTGCTCGATCTCGCGGGGCTGCCCCGGCGCATCGAGTGCTACGATATTTCCAATACCCAGGGCACCAACTCCGTCGGCTCGATGGTGGTCTTCGAGAACGGCGAGGCCAGAAAAAGCGAGTACCGCCGCTTCAAGATTAAGACCATCGCGGGCGCCAACGATGTGGCGTCGCTGCAAGAGGTGCTGCGTCGACGCTTTCGGCGCGCGCAGCAGGCGCAGGGCGAGCTGGTGGAGATCAATAGCGCGACCGATCCCGATCAGCCGCCGCCCGACCTCGCGGACGCTCCCGATCCGTCCGATCGCGGCCCGACCAGCGCCGACGGCCAGGAGATCGACGAGCGCTGGGCGGAAATGCCCGATCTGCTGATCATCGACGGCGGCAAGGCGCAGGTCAACGCCGTGAAAGCGGTGCTCGACGAGCTTGGCTTCGGCCACGTTCCGCTGGTCGGCGCGACCAAAGGCCCCAACCGCGACCGCTTCGATCTGCAACTGCCGCACGCGCCCCGGCCCATCGAGCTGCCGCGCACATCGCCCGCGCTGTATCTGGTGCAGCAGATCGACGAGGAGGCGCACCGCTTCGCGATCACCTATCACCGCAAGCTGCGCGACAAAAACACCTTCGTCTCGCCGCTGATCGACATTCCGGGGATCGGCCCCAAGCGCAAGCAGGCACTGCTCAAGCATTTCGGGTCGCTGGACGCGATCCGCCAGGCGTCGGTCGACGAGCTTGCCGCTGTGCCGGGCATGACGCGCAAAGCCGCCGAGGAGCTGAAGCAACTGCTGTAG
- a CDS encoding response regulator transcription factor — protein sequence MIRIVLVDDQPAFRRITHRLLSMHSEIVVVGEAGDGMEALDVVAQVRPDVVLMDLYMPILDGVAATRQIRAAYPDVQIILFTSVDQDGYVLEGVRAGASGYLLKTARTEMLVAAIQAAIDGRSDARGRQPG from the coding sequence ATGATCCGTATCGTGCTTGTCGACGATCAACCGGCTTTCCGGCGAATCACCCACCGCCTGCTCTCGATGCACTCAGAGATAGTGGTGGTCGGCGAGGCAGGGGATGGCATGGAGGCGCTCGACGTGGTAGCGCAGGTCCGTCCCGATGTCGTGCTGATGGATCTGTACATGCCCATTCTTGATGGCGTTGCGGCTACGAGGCAGATACGGGCGGCCTATCCCGATGTTCAGATTATCCTGTTTACCTCGGTTGATCAGGACGGCTATGTGCTGGAAGGCGTGCGCGCTGGGGCCTCAGGCTATCTGCTGAAGACTGCGCGCACGGAGATGCTCGTGGCAGCGATTCAGGCAGCGATCGACGGGCGATCAGATGCTCGCGGTCGCCAGCCAGGATGA
- a CDS encoding lantibiotic dehydratase — translation MIPRPEEQTNDKHAPTLEPERLPPHLARLPGEQWAVWRWAGLRGAGFPANSVLKLADAACARTADETIDAEAEAEQALALALGAVNAALDDLRASQGWDDPDRRAPLLKLLRGLKKGDLPQQTPVPPAVAEALAALQAARARAETARAAFALAFETAIQSISQAISDIAGDDRFREALVWQNRRALHTGIASLQTASQRAGRGSQRRQHEEMVANYLQRYCVKNDTIGFFGPVGWARFTPCDEAIRVRPGPSLLRVRNVYFEQWAVDGVAAALAKTSVLRPWFAPRRLPFFDLCGTTLYWPAKRPLRVSAAQAAVLAACTGARTAQTIAAELGGEAEVYKLLDQLRNLGVITWTLEVPFAGHPERALRRLLERIDEPRLRRSALAPLDELEQLRDEVVRATGSAEDLDQALDALERAFTRLTDAQATRKAGATYAGRTLVYEDCQRDIEIELGPSLLDELGPALSLLLASARWYTYQTGALYRVALDEIYNDLARQTGSPEVEMVAFWQQAQSRLHNEQPHLALAVMRMFQERWADVLAIPEGQRQVAYTSDELGPRVAQAFAAPAPGWQSARYHSPDVMIASSSPEAIRQGDYQLVMGELHLAANTLRGSLFVNQHPAPGELLAALECDLPDPQVVPIAPRNWPEITSRTRSEFITDRDFRLAFTFDAAGHNHPRLLTIGGLIVVKHGTRLVVRTRDGRHQFDIVEFFSEIMMMDIVDGFKIFGAHSHTPRVTIDRLVVSRETWRVAPRALPFANDKSEAGRFLGARRWARENGLPRQVFVKSPIERKPFYVDFDSPILVNILAKTARRMAEQDAAESLLTITEMCPALDQTWLPDADGQAYTSELRIVAVDQRC, via the coding sequence ATGATCCCACGACCCGAAGAGCAGACCAACGACAAGCATGCCCCGACCCTAGAGCCAGAGCGCCTACCGCCGCACCTCGCCCGGCTGCCCGGAGAGCAGTGGGCCGTCTGGCGTTGGGCAGGACTACGCGGCGCTGGATTTCCGGCAAACAGCGTGCTTAAGCTCGCCGACGCCGCTTGCGCGCGCACAGCCGATGAGACGATTGATGCCGAGGCGGAGGCAGAGCAGGCATTAGCGCTGGCATTGGGCGCGGTCAACGCGGCGCTGGATGATCTGCGTGCTTCCCAGGGCTGGGACGATCCGGATCGACGAGCGCCGCTCCTCAAGCTCCTGCGCGGCCTCAAGAAGGGCGACCTTCCGCAGCAAACACCGGTCCCGCCCGCCGTGGCCGAGGCGTTGGCTGCGCTCCAGGCTGCGCGCGCACGGGCGGAGACGGCTCGCGCAGCGTTTGCGCTGGCGTTTGAAACAGCCATCCAGTCGATCTCTCAGGCGATCAGCGACATTGCTGGCGACGACCGCTTTCGTGAGGCGCTGGTGTGGCAAAATCGGCGGGCCTTGCATACCGGTATCGCGTCGCTTCAGACCGCTTCTCAGAGAGCGGGGCGCGGCTCCCAGCGTCGTCAGCACGAAGAGATGGTAGCGAACTACCTTCAGCGGTATTGTGTCAAGAATGACACCATCGGGTTTTTTGGACCCGTGGGCTGGGCGCGATTCACGCCGTGCGACGAGGCGATCAGGGTGCGGCCCGGCCCGTCGCTCCTGCGTGTGCGAAACGTCTACTTTGAGCAGTGGGCCGTCGACGGAGTGGCAGCCGCGCTGGCGAAAACCAGCGTGTTACGCCCGTGGTTCGCTCCCCGGCGGCTGCCGTTCTTCGACCTGTGCGGAACGACGCTGTACTGGCCCGCCAAGCGACCGCTCCGTGTGTCGGCGGCCCAGGCGGCGGTGCTGGCGGCTTGCACCGGCGCGCGAACCGCGCAAACGATCGCGGCTGAGCTGGGCGGCGAGGCGGAGGTGTATAAGCTGCTCGATCAGTTGCGCAACCTGGGCGTGATCACCTGGACGCTTGAGGTTCCGTTCGCGGGGCATCCTGAGCGAGCGCTGCGGCGGCTGCTTGAGCGGATCGACGAGCCTCGTCTGCGCAGGTCCGCGCTTGCTCCGCTCGATGAGCTTGAGCAGCTACGGGACGAGGTTGTGCGGGCAACCGGCAGCGCTGAAGATCTGGATCAGGCATTGGACGCGCTGGAGCGGGCTTTTACGCGCCTGACCGATGCGCAGGCAACGCGCAAGGCAGGTGCCACGTATGCCGGACGAACGCTGGTCTATGAGGATTGCCAGCGTGATATTGAGATCGAGCTGGGGCCGTCGCTGTTGGATGAGCTAGGTCCTGCGCTCTCGCTGCTGCTGGCGAGCGCCCGCTGGTACACGTACCAGACTGGGGCGCTCTACCGCGTGGCGCTCGACGAGATCTATAACGACCTTGCGCGCCAGACAGGCTCGCCAGAAGTTGAGATGGTCGCCTTCTGGCAGCAGGCCCAGAGCCGCCTGCACAACGAGCAGCCACATCTTGCTCTGGCCGTCATGCGTATGTTTCAGGAGCGCTGGGCGGATGTGCTGGCGATCCCTGAAGGCCAGCGCCAGGTGGCCTATACCAGCGACGAGCTAGGGCCACGTGTCGCGCAGGCATTTGCAGCGCCCGCTCCCGGCTGGCAGAGCGCCCGCTATCATAGCCCGGATGTGATGATCGCGTCCTCCAGCCCGGAGGCAATTCGCCAGGGGGATTACCAGCTCGTGATGGGCGAGCTGCACCTTGCGGCGAACACGCTGCGCGGATCGCTGTTCGTCAATCAGCACCCGGCGCCGGGCGAGCTGCTGGCCGCGCTTGAGTGCGATCTTCCCGATCCGCAGGTGGTGCCGATCGCGCCGCGCAACTGGCCGGAAATCACCTCGCGTACACGGTCGGAGTTTATCACCGACCGCGATTTCCGGCTGGCGTTCACCTTCGATGCAGCCGGACACAACCATCCCCGCCTGCTGACGATCGGCGGGCTGATCGTGGTGAAGCACGGAACCCGGCTCGTGGTTCGCACCCGCGACGGTCGTCACCAGTTCGATATCGTCGAGTTCTTCTCTGAGATCATGATGATGGATATTGTGGACGGCTTCAAGATCTTTGGTGCGCACAGCCACACGCCCCGCGTAACGATCGATCGCCTGGTGGTGAGCCGCGAGACGTGGCGCGTGGCTCCCAGGGCGCTGCCGTTTGCCAACGATAAAAGCGAGGCCGGTCGCTTCCTTGGAGCTCGGCGCTGGGCGCGAGAAAATGGCCTGCCGCGCCAGGTGTTTGTGAAGTCGCCGATCGAGCGCAAGCCGTTTTATGTTGATTTCGACAGCCCGATCCTGGTCAATATTCTGGCGAAAACCGCGCGCCGGATGGCCGAGCAGGACGCGGCGGAGTCGCTCCTGACGATCACCGAGATGTGTCCCGCGCTCGATCAGACCTGGCTGCCCGATGCGGATGGTCAGGCTTATACGAGCGAGCTGCGGATCGTTGCGGTCGATCAGCGCTGCTAG